In Oscillatoria acuminata PCC 6304, a single window of DNA contains:
- a CDS encoding N-acetylmuramoyl-L-alanine amidase, whose product MTQQLDLISSPKRLSKTGKLRFLLVVLAIAASIFAASPAVAARLDSWRFERDRNQLNFRTTGNVQPKAQLLLNPTRLIIDLPGTRLGRTTVRERVGGTIREIRVGQFERQTSRIVVELAEGYTLDPDQVLFRGSSPTQWTVQLPTPQREVAISPTQTPLPPPPSVTVNSTLLQGIEVLDEGFILRTSGPTPEIDLRWSTDRTWVTLDLPEVKLSPEITERVMRVDRLGVNRIETIQVSDSPLLSRVLLNLNDTRRNWQAQVTDLGEVVIWPQGQTPPRSSGLPSLATIQSVELSNDGTSIVVNSDRPVGYKTEWDIETLAYKITLFSSQLAQAPQELRTPSQSSLLWVRTVEEDPETVVVLLQPAAGIRVGEISQPSGKQLQVRLQPESIPEAPVQTPPVVAVGERSLPIAVPPPTTQTPAPAPQTPAPSTPRVPTSRRVVVIDAGHGGRDPGAVGIGGMREKDVVLDISRQVAQILEQNGVTVVMTRQDDRTLDLAPRTQLANRVNANLFVSIHANAISMSRPDVNGLETFYFRSGQQLAQRIQRSMLRSFPNMRDRGVRRARFYVLRHTNMPAVLVETGFVTGRDDARMLANPTERTRMAEAIAQGILQYIREGR is encoded by the coding sequence GTGACCCAACAATTAGATTTGATTTCGAGTCCAAAGCGTCTGAGCAAAACCGGAAAATTGCGGTTTTTGCTAGTGGTGTTAGCGATCGCCGCTTCGATTTTCGCCGCTTCGCCTGCCGTCGCTGCTAGATTAGACTCTTGGCGGTTTGAGCGCGATCGCAACCAACTCAACTTTAGAACCACCGGCAACGTGCAACCCAAAGCACAACTGCTCTTAAATCCCACCCGGTTAATTATCGACCTTCCCGGGACCCGATTAGGCCGGACCACAGTGCGAGAACGGGTCGGAGGAACCATTCGGGAAATTCGAGTCGGGCAGTTTGAGCGTCAAACTAGTCGAATTGTGGTAGAACTCGCCGAAGGCTATACCCTTGACCCGGATCAAGTCCTATTTCGAGGCAGTTCTCCGACTCAGTGGACCGTGCAACTCCCCACCCCACAGCGGGAAGTCGCCATCTCACCCACTCAAACCCCCCTTCCCCCGCCTCCATCGGTCACCGTCAACAGCACCCTCCTCCAAGGAATTGAGGTCCTGGATGAAGGGTTTATTTTACGAACCTCGGGACCCACCCCTGAAATTGACCTGAGATGGAGTACCGATCGCACCTGGGTGACCCTGGACCTTCCTGAGGTGAAACTCTCCCCAGAAATCACCGAACGAGTGATGAGAGTCGATCGCCTCGGCGTCAACCGCATAGAAACAATTCAAGTTTCCGACTCCCCCCTGTTATCCCGAGTCTTGTTGAACTTAAACGACACCCGTCGCAACTGGCAAGCTCAAGTCACCGACCTCGGGGAGGTCGTGATTTGGCCCCAAGGTCAGACCCCCCCCCGTTCCTCCGGTCTCCCCTCCTTAGCGACCATTCAGTCCGTGGAACTGTCCAATGATGGAACCTCCATTGTCGTGAATAGCGATCGCCCGGTGGGATACAAAACCGAATGGGATATTGAGACCCTCGCCTATAAAATCACCCTATTTTCATCCCAACTGGCCCAAGCCCCTCAGGAGTTAAGAACCCCATCCCAATCCTCCCTGTTATGGGTGCGGACCGTTGAGGAGGACCCCGAAACTGTCGTCGTCCTTCTGCAACCCGCCGCCGGAATTCGAGTCGGGGAAATCAGTCAACCCTCGGGGAAGCAACTTCAGGTGCGGTTGCAACCGGAGAGCATTCCCGAGGCTCCAGTCCAGACGCCCCCAGTTGTTGCGGTTGGCGAGAGGAGTCTGCCGATCGCCGTTCCACCGCCAACCACCCAAACTCCGGCCCCTGCCCCCCAAACTCCCGCCCCTTCCACTCCCCGAGTGCCAACCAGCCGCCGAGTCGTGGTGATTGATGCCGGACATGGAGGCCGAGACCCCGGTGCCGTGGGCATTGGCGGGATGCGAGAGAAGGATGTCGTCTTAGATATTTCCCGACAAGTCGCGCAAATTTTAGAGCAAAATGGGGTAACCGTTGTGATGACAAGGCAAGACGATCGCACCCTTGATTTAGCCCCCAGAACCCAATTGGCAAATCGCGTCAATGCTAATTTATTTGTCAGCATTCATGCCAATGCAATTAGTATGTCCCGGCCCGATGTGAATGGGTTAGAGACTTTCTATTTCAGGAGCGGGCAGCAGTTAGCTCAACGGATTCAACGGAGTATGTTGCGTTCTTTTCCTAATATGCGCGATCGCGGCGTCCGACGCGCCCGATTTTATGTATTGCGCCATACCAATATGCCGGCAGTTTTAGTGGAAACCGGCTTTGTTACAGGGCGCGATGATGCCCGAATGCTGGCCAATCCAACGGAGCGAACACGCATGGCCGAGGCGATCGCCCAAGGAATCTTACAGTATATTCGAGAGGGTCGTTAA
- a CDS encoding NUDIX hydrolase, with protein sequence MSHQPVHVALAILHQEGQFLLQLRDNIPGIVYPGYWGLFGGHLEPGELPIETLQRELQEEITYQAKQVSEFGCFESPEVVRHVFNVPLTVDIRELVLHEGWDMGFWTPEDIRRGSLYSKKAGEVRPLGEPHQQIFLKFMAEELG encoded by the coding sequence ATGAGTCATCAACCTGTTCATGTCGCCCTCGCCATCCTGCATCAGGAGGGTCAGTTTCTCTTGCAACTCCGAGATAATATCCCCGGTATCGTTTATCCCGGATATTGGGGTTTATTTGGCGGACATCTGGAACCGGGCGAACTCCCTATCGAAACATTGCAGCGCGAATTACAGGAAGAAATAACTTACCAAGCGAAACAAGTGTCTGAGTTCGGCTGTTTTGAATCCCCAGAAGTCGTCCGCCATGTTTTTAATGTACCGCTGACGGTGGATATTAGGGAGTTAGTTCTTCACGAAGGATGGGATATGGGATTTTGGACCCCAGAGGATATTCGTCGCGGCAGTCTTTATTCAAAAAAAGCTGGTGAAGTCCGCCCCCTCGGAGAACCTCATCAACAAATTTTTTTAAAGTTTATGGCTGAGGAATTAGGATAA
- a CDS encoding ChaB family protein encodes MAYQNREDLPNEVKEKLPEGAQNIFLTAYNSASSNGMSDSAAHDVAWNSLRSSYEEGSDGKWHPRPQVGAHRSPTGNMPGA; translated from the coding sequence ATGGCTTATCAAAACCGAGAAGATTTGCCCAATGAGGTAAAAGAAAAACTTCCTGAAGGCGCACAAAATATTTTCTTAACCGCTTATAATAGTGCTTCTTCCAATGGCATGAGCGACAGTGCCGCTCACGATGTGGCCTGGAATTCCCTGCGGAGTAGCTATGAGGAAGGAAGTGATGGCAAATGGCATCCCCGTCCTCAAGTCGGTGCTCATCGCAGTCCTACGGGGAATATGCCCGGAGCCTAA
- a CDS encoding DUF2256 domain-containing protein has protein sequence MGRVRAKADFPEKICPVCQRPFTWRKKWADCWDEVKYCSERCRRRRSQAQSVE, from the coding sequence ATGGGACGAGTCCGTGCAAAAGCAGACTTTCCAGAAAAAATCTGCCCCGTCTGTCAGCGCCCCTTTACCTGGCGGAAAAAATGGGCGGATTGTTGGGATGAGGTGAAATACTGCTCGGAACGCTGTCGCCGTCGCCGTTCCCAAGCTCAATCGGTAGAATAA
- a CDS encoding isoaspartyl peptidase/L-asparaginase, translating into MTTGAVQPKLIIHGGAGSSLKDKGGLEAVRGSLHTIIEEVYGILMQGASATEAVVRGCKLLEDEPRFNAGTGSVLQSDGQIRMSAALMDGTLQRFSGTINVSRVKNPIDLALFLQNSPDRVLSDFGSAELLRELQLPIHNPLTDKRLQEWMEERKDNFSRSMANVVAESSGRGTIGVVVLDHEGKIAAGTSTGGKGFERIGRVSDSAMPAGNYANSKAGISCTGIGEDIIDECLAARIVVRVTDGLSLMNAFERSFTEAERNKRDFGAIGIDATGAIAWGKTCEVILCAYHTGDRIGDALEMSPEMGVGIA; encoded by the coding sequence ATGACAACGGGTGCGGTACAACCCAAGCTGATCATTCACGGTGGCGCGGGTAGCTCTCTTAAAGACAAAGGTGGACTTGAAGCGGTGCGCGGCTCCCTCCATACCATTATAGAGGAAGTGTATGGGATATTAATGCAAGGGGCCTCTGCCACGGAAGCGGTGGTGCGCGGATGCAAACTCCTGGAAGATGAACCCCGTTTTAATGCCGGGACGGGTTCGGTGTTGCAATCCGATGGACAAATTCGGATGAGTGCCGCGTTAATGGATGGCACGTTGCAACGCTTTAGCGGCACGATTAATGTATCTCGGGTTAAAAATCCCATCGATTTAGCCCTATTTTTACAGAATTCACCCGATCGCGTGTTGTCGGATTTCGGTTCAGCAGAATTGTTGCGCGAATTGCAACTGCCGATTCATAATCCCTTGACGGATAAGCGGTTGCAGGAGTGGATGGAGGAACGCAAAGATAATTTTTCCCGCAGTATGGCGAATGTGGTGGCAGAATCCTCGGGACGGGGAACGATTGGGGTGGTGGTTTTGGATCACGAGGGTAAAATTGCTGCCGGAACCTCTACGGGAGGGAAAGGATTTGAACGGATCGGACGGGTCAGCGATTCGGCAATGCCTGCGGGAAATTACGCCAATTCCAAGGCGGGAATTAGTTGCACGGGGATTGGGGAAGATATTATCGATGAGTGTCTCGCGGCGCGAATTGTGGTGCGGGTGACCGATGGATTATCGTTGATGAATGCCTTTGAGCGATCGTTTACGGAGGCGGAACGGAATAAACGAGATTTTGGGGCGATCGGGATTGATGCTACAGGTGCGATCGCCTGGGGTAAAACTTGTGAGGTGATTCTCTGTGCCTATCACACCGGCGATCGCATCGGCGATGCCTTGGAAATGAGTCCAGAAATGGGTGTCGGCATCGCTTAG
- a CDS encoding DUF29 family protein: MEEILALKDLLRSGDIQGSLTLVELLEEMSKQDIIDTIRSYAIVLLLHLIKQQAEQRTTRSWDVSIRNSLREIQRKNKRRKAGGYYLTREELWETLEEAFLNAIDEASLEVAEGRYEPEELEKRVRRSQILHHALDLILPPETPEPPISPETR; this comes from the coding sequence ATGGAAGAAATACTCGCTTTAAAAGACTTGCTGCGAAGCGGAGATATTCAAGGTTCCCTCACCCTTGTGGAACTCCTCGAAGAAATGAGCAAACAAGACATTATTGATACCATTCGCAGTTATGCCATTGTTTTGTTACTGCACTTGATCAAACAGCAAGCAGAACAACGCACAACTCGTTCTTGGGATGTCTCAATTCGGAATTCACTGCGGGAAATTCAACGCAAAAATAAGCGGCGTAAAGCAGGGGGTTATTATCTGACCCGGGAAGAGTTATGGGAAACCTTGGAGGAAGCATTTCTCAATGCGATCGATGAGGCATCCTTGGAAGTGGCAGAAGGACGTTATGAACCCGAGGAGTTAGAAAAGCGGGTGAGGCGATCGCAAATTCTCCATCACGCTTTAGACTTAATCCTCCCTCCAGAAACCCCAGAACCCCCAATATCCCCAGAAACTCGATAA
- the glmU gene encoding bifunctional UDP-N-acetylglucosamine diphosphorylase/glucosamine-1-phosphate N-acetyltransferase GlmU, translated as MVAVAILAAGRGTRMKSDLPKVLHPLGGRSLVERVLDSLSAIQPSRRLIIVGYRGELVQNELIQRFDNIEFVEQTEQLGTGHAVQQVIPYLKDFTGDLLVLNGDVPLLRPETIKRLLNTHKEQGNAATILTAQLPDPKGYGRVFCDNDNLLKEIVEDRDCTLAQKQNQRINAGVYCFHWPDLAQVLPQLKAENDQAEYYLTDAVNYLNPVRILDVEDYQEILGINDRKQLSTAYQILQTRVKDDWMAAGVTLIDPDSITIDDTVTLAPGAIIEPQTHLRGQTTIGSGSRIGPGTLIENSQIGDQVTVLYSVITDSTVAAGTRVGPYAHLRGQAQVGEGCRIGNFVELKNTKLGNRSNVSHLSYLGDTTTGDRVNIGAGTITANYDGVNKHPTEIGSGTKTGSNSVLVAPVKLGANVTIAAGSTITEDVEDDSLAIARARQVAKKGWKLKAKE; from the coding sequence ATGGTAGCAGTAGCGATTTTAGCCGCTGGACGCGGGACACGCATGAAATCAGACCTACCCAAGGTCTTACATCCTTTGGGGGGGCGATCGCTCGTTGAACGGGTACTCGATAGTCTCTCGGCAATTCAACCTTCCCGACGTTTAATTATCGTCGGCTATCGAGGGGAACTCGTCCAAAACGAACTGATCCAACGATTTGACAATATAGAATTTGTTGAACAAACAGAGCAATTAGGAACGGGTCACGCCGTCCAACAGGTGATCCCTTATTTAAAAGACTTTACCGGGGATTTGTTGGTTTTAAATGGCGATGTCCCCCTCTTACGACCCGAAACAATTAAGCGGCTGCTCAATACCCACAAAGAACAAGGGAATGCCGCCACTATTCTGACCGCGCAACTGCCCGATCCTAAAGGGTATGGTCGGGTCTTTTGTGACAATGACAACCTGCTCAAGGAAATTGTTGAGGACCGGGACTGCACTCTTGCTCAAAAGCAGAATCAACGGATTAATGCCGGGGTTTACTGCTTCCATTGGCCGGATTTAGCCCAGGTTTTACCCCAATTAAAAGCGGAAAACGATCAGGCTGAATATTATCTAACGGATGCGGTGAATTACTTAAATCCTGTGCGGATTTTAGATGTGGAGGATTACCAGGAAATTCTCGGCATCAACGATCGCAAGCAATTGTCAACGGCCTATCAAATTTTGCAAACTCGGGTCAAAGATGACTGGATGGCCGCTGGAGTCACCCTCATCGACCCTGATAGCATCACCATTGATGATACGGTGACCCTCGCCCCAGGTGCCATCATCGAACCCCAAACCCACCTGCGCGGCCAAACCACTATCGGTTCCGGTTCGCGCATCGGTCCAGGAACGCTGATTGAAAATAGTCAGATTGGCGATCAGGTAACGGTTTTATACTCGGTGATCACGGATAGTACCGTCGCTGCCGGAACCCGAGTCGGACCCTACGCTCATTTAAGGGGTCAGGCCCAGGTGGGAGAAGGCTGCCGGATTGGTAACTTTGTAGAATTGAAAAACACCAAGTTAGGAAATCGCAGCAATGTATCTCACTTATCCTATTTAGGCGATACCACCACGGGCGATCGGGTGAACATTGGTGCCGGAACCATTACTGCCAATTACGATGGCGTAAACAAACATCCCACCGAAATCGGCAGTGGGACGAAAACGGGTTCTAATAGTGTGTTAGTTGCGCCAGTCAAGCTAGGCGCAAATGTCACCATTGCCGCCGGTTCTACGATTACTGAAGATGTGGAAGATGACAGTTTGGCGATCGCCCGCGCCAGACAAGTCGCCAAAAAAGGCTGGAAACTAAAAGCGAAAGAGTAG
- a CDS encoding response regulator — MNFLDAEQSKILVVDDHPASRMTAVALLSVEGYEILEADSGPSALACVKETQPDLILLDVMMPGMDGFEVCRHLKQDEQTRLIPIIFVTALNDRRSRIRGIEAGGDDFLTKPFDHLELAARVKSLVRQKRLNEDLDHAEQVLFSIARTVESRDPNTGDHCERLVSRGQAFGEFLHLSRNEIRDLMWGGYLHDIGKVGIPDAVLLKTGKLTAQEWEIMKQHVVIGEKICLPLRTMRGVRPLIRHHHERWDGTGYPDGLVGDEIPYIAQVFQVVDIYDALTSERPYKQAFTSEKALEIIAEETAKGWRNPQLVEQFTTFIRTTEMGTPARAVNRLQLIESDEPAAIAGSWRIANG, encoded by the coding sequence GTGAACTTCCTTGATGCAGAACAGTCCAAAATTCTCGTCGTAGACGATCATCCAGCCAGCCGGATGACGGCAGTGGCGCTTTTGTCCGTGGAAGGGTATGAAATTCTGGAAGCGGACAGTGGCCCTAGTGCCCTGGCTTGTGTGAAAGAAACTCAGCCCGATTTAATTCTGCTGGACGTGATGATGCCTGGAATGGATGGGTTTGAGGTGTGCCGCCATCTGAAACAAGATGAGCAAACCCGCCTGATTCCCATCATTTTTGTGACCGCGCTCAATGATCGGCGATCGCGGATCCGAGGGATTGAAGCTGGAGGTGATGACTTCCTGACTAAACCCTTCGATCATCTAGAACTAGCCGCCCGCGTCAAATCCCTGGTCCGCCAAAAACGGCTCAATGAGGACCTCGACCATGCCGAACAAGTCCTCTTTTCCATTGCTCGGACTGTGGAAAGTCGCGACCCCAATACCGGGGACCACTGCGAACGCTTAGTCTCTCGCGGACAGGCGTTTGGCGAATTTCTCCATCTCTCGCGCAATGAAATTCGCGATTTAATGTGGGGGGGATACCTCCATGACATCGGCAAAGTGGGGATTCCTGATGCGGTGTTACTCAAAACGGGTAAACTTACCGCCCAAGAGTGGGAAATTATGAAACAGCACGTGGTGATTGGGGAGAAAATTTGTCTACCCCTGCGAACCATGCGCGGCGTCCGTCCTCTGATTCGCCATCATCATGAACGATGGGATGGGACGGGATATCCCGATGGGTTGGTGGGGGATGAAATTCCCTACATCGCCCAAGTGTTTCAAGTGGTGGATATTTATGATGCCCTCACCAGCGAACGGCCCTATAAACAAGCGTTTACTTCAGAAAAAGCCCTGGAAATTATTGCCGAAGAAACAGCGAAGGGATGGCGTAACCCGCAACTGGTGGAACAATTTACGACTTTTATTCGGACCACGGAGATGGGAACACCGGCAAGGGCCGTCAATCGCCTCCAATTGATTGAATCCGACGAACCCGCTGCGATCGCCGGAAGTTGGCGGATTGCCAATGGCTAG
- a CDS encoding tRNA (5-methylaminomethyl-2-thiouridine)(34)-methyltransferase MnmD codes for MADMMPLTPQETSDGSFTFYSAEFGELFHSYHGARQEAQCKFVEPTELAQKAQNPQVRVLDLCYGLGYNTASALETIWSINPACLVEWVGLELDAAIPQAAIAQGLLKGWHSPIPELLTGLVSPEADFESTIPRIQPSVLEWPGESRCARTLTTPQFQGTLWLGDARNTIQQVVNQGFQADAIFLDPFSPPHCPQLWTVEFLGWVARCLSPTGRLATYSCSAAVRTALMAGGLKVGATAPVGRRSPGTVASFGDRDLPPLSPQEQEHLQTRAAIPYRDPNLSDSAEEIRLRRQQEQVLSPLEPTASWKKRWTSIA; via the coding sequence ATGGCAGACATGATGCCCTTGACGCCTCAAGAGACCTCTGATGGGTCTTTTACGTTTTATTCAGCAGAATTTGGCGAACTGTTTCATTCGTACCACGGGGCGCGCCAAGAAGCGCAGTGTAAATTTGTAGAACCCACGGAGTTAGCCCAAAAAGCCCAAAATCCCCAGGTGCGAGTGCTTGACTTGTGTTACGGATTGGGGTATAATACTGCATCAGCATTAGAGACGATTTGGTCAATTAATCCAGCTTGTTTGGTGGAGTGGGTCGGGTTAGAATTGGATGCCGCTATTCCTCAAGCCGCGATCGCCCAAGGGTTACTTAAAGGTTGGCACTCCCCTATTCCTGAACTTCTAACCGGACTGGTTAGCCCAGAGGCAGACTTTGAATCAACTATCCCGAGAATCCAGCCCTCGGTCCTAGAGTGGCCGGGTGAGTCCAGGTGTGCGAGGACTTTGACGACCCCCCAGTTCCAAGGGACTTTATGGCTAGGAGATGCCCGAAACACCATTCAACAGGTGGTGAATCAAGGGTTTCAAGCCGATGCCATATTTTTAGACCCTTTTTCCCCTCCCCATTGTCCGCAACTGTGGACGGTGGAATTTTTAGGGTGGGTGGCGCGCTGTTTGAGTCCGACAGGAAGATTGGCGACTTATTCTTGCTCTGCTGCGGTGAGAACCGCTTTAATGGCAGGAGGGTTGAAAGTTGGGGCCACTGCGCCGGTGGGTCGGCGATCGCCAGGAACGGTGGCGAGTTTTGGCGATCGCGATTTACCCCCACTTTCCCCCCAAGAACAGGAGCATCTACAAACTCGGGCAGCGATTCCTTATCGAGACCCCAACCTATCTGATTCAGCCGAAGAAATTCGACTCCGGCGTCAGCAGGAGCAAGTCTTATCCCCGTTAGAACCCACCGCTAGTTGGAAAAAAAGATGGACCAGCATTGCCTAA
- a CDS encoding N-6 DNA methylase, whose translation MNLERDSKAVYRQIRNYLVGRFLGATRDETLLQETIKCLFCKLYFQQNPALFDPIHDHSNVEAIARRYHKSFAQLGLLLPTLFPPEQRLLLDSQSLAQIDTLLNTANLDTSVQDPFGEIYEVFMGSQIRGQDGQFFTPLNAIALLVTLVNPLPGERIIDPACGAGGFLSMTARHLKAAGASLQQILSTVFGLDKDHYLAGLAATRLSLLSLKSAQVFCADSLAWKRESLAPTFFTNFDKTSSNSQPLPFPTQIGEFDIVLTNPPFGSRIVAASPQVQATFELGYRWRLQKNSQSFEKLPKLQPSVPPQVLFVERCLSLVRPGGRIGMVVPESLISSKTYRYVVDYIQSKCIIKAVIGMPDVLFKISGKGGTHTKTCLLLLQKKSGKIAEDESNPSIFMAEAQWCGRDSRGQPIDRDDLPEIAAQYRDYEQGLLTKPSQLGYWMTGDRIQNGILAPHYYNPAAISELFYLQDSHDFISMGELISGGMIEVSSGDEVGKLAYGTGNIPFVRTSDISNWEIKADPKHSVSEEIYQSLVEKQDLREGDILMVRDGTYLIGTCALITADDTRILFQSHFYKLRVRETCPFCCYLLLAALSSVPVQKQILAKRLTQDIIDSLGNRIQELILPIPKDKARQEKIAQMVKQTIQHRIEARKLARQSCLELVAGCNPDLWQT comes from the coding sequence ATGAACCTAGAACGAGATTCTAAAGCGGTGTATCGACAAATTCGGAATTATCTCGTGGGTCGCTTCCTAGGTGCCACTCGTGATGAAACTTTGCTGCAAGAAACGATTAAATGCTTATTTTGTAAGCTGTATTTTCAGCAAAATCCCGCTTTATTTGACCCCATTCATGACCATTCCAATGTAGAGGCGATCGCCCGTCGATACCATAAGTCTTTTGCTCAACTGGGTCTGCTTTTGCCGACGCTTTTTCCCCCAGAGCAACGCTTGCTGCTCGACTCTCAAAGTCTGGCTCAAATTGATACCCTGCTGAATACTGCTAACTTGGATACCTCCGTTCAGGACCCCTTTGGAGAGATTTATGAAGTGTTTATGGGGTCCCAGATTCGCGGCCAGGATGGGCAGTTTTTTACACCCCTGAATGCGATCGCCTTACTGGTAACCTTAGTCAATCCCCTTCCCGGAGAAAGGATCATTGATCCAGCTTGTGGGGCTGGGGGATTTTTAAGTATGACCGCGCGCCATTTAAAAGCAGCCGGAGCCTCTTTGCAACAAATCCTCTCCACAGTGTTTGGACTGGATAAAGACCACTATCTCGCCGGATTAGCAGCAACCCGTTTATCTCTCTTGTCGCTCAAATCAGCTCAGGTTTTTTGTGCAGATTCCCTCGCTTGGAAACGGGAATCTCTCGCTCCCACTTTTTTCACAAATTTTGATAAAACTTCATCAAATTCCCAGCCTTTACCCTTCCCCACTCAAATCGGGGAATTTGATATTGTTTTGACGAATCCTCCCTTTGGAAGTCGGATTGTTGCGGCATCTCCCCAGGTCCAGGCTACCTTTGAACTGGGCTATCGATGGCGGTTACAAAAAAATAGTCAATCTTTTGAAAAACTGCCCAAATTACAACCTTCCGTACCACCCCAAGTTTTATTTGTGGAACGATGTTTATCCCTGGTTCGCCCCGGAGGTCGGATTGGCATGGTTGTTCCTGAAAGTCTGATTTCTAGTAAAACCTATCGGTATGTGGTGGATTACATCCAATCGAAATGTATCATTAAAGCTGTGATTGGAATGCCCGATGTGTTATTTAAAATATCAGGGAAAGGTGGGACCCATACTAAAACTTGCCTACTTTTATTACAAAAAAAATCTGGAAAAATAGCAGAGGATGAAAGCAATCCCTCTATTTTTATGGCCGAGGCTCAATGGTGCGGACGGGATAGCCGGGGGCAGCCCATTGACCGGGATGATTTACCAGAAATTGCCGCCCAATACCGAGATTATGAACAAGGACTATTAACGAAACCGAGTCAGTTAGGGTATTGGATGACCGGCGATCGCATTCAAAATGGCATTTTAGCCCCGCATTATTATAACCCCGCTGCAATTTCAGAATTATTTTACCTCCAAGACAGTCACGACTTTATTTCTATGGGAGAGTTGATATCTGGAGGGATGATAGAGGTTAGCAGTGGTGATGAAGTGGGAAAATTAGCCTATGGGACAGGCAATATACCCTTTGTCCGGACTTCGGATATTTCTAATTGGGAAATTAAGGCTGACCCTAAACATTCGGTGAGTGAAGAAATTTATCAATCCTTGGTCGAAAAACAGGACCTGCGGGAAGGAGATATTTTGATGGTGCGCGATGGCACTTATTTAATTGGAACTTGTGCGTTGATTACCGCTGATGATACCCGGATCCTTTTTCAAAGTCATTTCTATAAATTGCGGGTTCGGGAAACCTGTCCTTTCTGTTGTTATTTATTGTTAGCGGCCTTGAGTTCGGTGCCGGTGCAAAAACAAATCTTGGCAAAGCGGTTAACCCAAGATATTATTGATTCTTTAGGGAATCGAATTCAGGAGTTGATTTTACCCATTCCCAAGGATAAAGCGCGTCAGGAGAAGATCGCGCAGATGGTTAAGCAGACGATTCAACACCGCATAGAAGCTAGAAAATTGGCCCGCCAATCTTGTTTAGAATTAGTTGCAGGATGTAACCCAGACTTATGGCAGACATGA
- a CDS encoding N-acetylglucosamine kinase, translating into MSELVRDPEFNDSTDWVLGIDGGGTKTVCLVMDETGTIAGRGEAGPSNYQTIGLAAAGKSISQAIASAVNALPGIEIAGIGVGLAGVGRPTDVQVVQGLVAGLYQEGPLPIRWNLHSEGVVVTHDCEIALVGGTGSASGVAIVAGTGSIAYGCNSQGESKRAGGWGYRFGDEGSGYQIAIAGLKAAVRSHDGRGPKTLLRDSFLDYLNLNQLEDLIEVIYRRGWGVTEIAALSPLVDRAAAAGDAIATQILEDAATELVLMTQTVASALFTPDQAFEVVTIGGVWRSVCHLGDRFRDSLCTQFPAVQVISPRHEPAYGAGLLALERLGKGVLSL; encoded by the coding sequence ATGAGCGAGTTGGTAAGGGATCCAGAGTTTAACGATAGCACAGACTGGGTGTTAGGCATTGATGGCGGAGGGACCAAAACGGTTTGCCTGGTGATGGATGAAACCGGGACGATCGCCGGACGGGGTGAGGCAGGGCCATCGAATTATCAGACGATTGGGTTGGCGGCAGCAGGGAAGTCGATCTCACAGGCGATCGCCTCAGCGGTGAATGCACTTCCTGGGATAGAGATCGCCGGAATTGGCGTGGGTTTGGCCGGGGTGGGACGTCCGACAGATGTCCAGGTGGTGCAAGGTTTGGTGGCGGGGTTGTACCAGGAGGGTCCCCTGCCGATTCGCTGGAATCTGCATTCTGAGGGGGTGGTGGTGACTCATGACTGCGAGATCGCCTTGGTGGGAGGGACGGGATCCGCTTCTGGGGTGGCGATCGTTGCCGGTACGGGTTCGATCGCCTATGGGTGCAATTCCCAGGGAGAGAGTAAACGCGCTGGGGGTTGGGGATATCGATTTGGAGATGAAGGCAGCGGGTATCAGATTGCGATCGCGGGGTTAAAAGCGGCGGTGCGATCGCATGATGGCCGAGGACCTAAGACTTTACTCAGGGATTCTTTCCTAGACTATCTCAATCTGAACCAGTTAGAAGACTTAATCGAAGTCATCTATCGCCGGGGATGGGGGGTGACTGAAATTGCTGCATTGTCTCCCTTGGTTGATCGCGCTGCTGCTGCTGGAGATGCGATCGCCACCCAGATTCTGGAGGATGCTGCCACTGAGTTAGTTCTGATGACTCAAACCGTTGCCTCGGCCCTGTTTACCCCGGATCAGGCATTTGAAGTGGTCACCATTGGCGGAGTCTGGCGCAGTGTCTGCCATTTGGGCGATCGATTCCGGGACTCCCTCTGCACCCAATTTCCGGCAGTCCAAGTCATCTCCCCCCGCCATGAACCCGCCTATGGTGCGGGTTTATTGGCCCTGGAACGTCTCGGCAAGGGGGTCTTGTCCCTTTGA